From a region of the Globicephala melas chromosome 19, mGloMel1.2, whole genome shotgun sequence genome:
- the SNAI3 gene encoding zinc finger protein SNAI3 isoform X2: MPRSFLVKTHSGHRVPNYGQLERQRETNGACSACGGLVVPLVLPDKAAPSTPGDPPRPWDFTSVVAHASLPLPTFLCNEEARGASGPDPLEVSLADPRAGRALGAPLRDSLKHLGLPPLLALPTRWPPVLGADGAQAPGHLPGAERAPCTPVGFRTPAALARHQQLQCHLQAQRCFTCKFCDKEYSSLGALKMHIRTHTLPCLCTVCGKAFSRPWLLQGHIRTHTGEKPYTCPHCSRAFADRSNLRAHLQTHSDTKKYQCKRCAKTFSRVALLARHEESGCCAP; the protein is encoded by the exons ATGCCGCGCTCCTTCCTGGTGAAGACGCACTCCGGCCACAGGGTCCCTAACTACGGGCAGCTGGAGAGGCAGAGAG AAACCAATGGCGCCTGTTCTGCCTGCGGGGGGCTGGTGGTACCCCTCGTCCTCCCAGACAAGGCGGCCCCGTCCACGCCTGGCGACCCTCCCCGGCCCTGGGACTTCACCTCCGTCGTCGCCCacgcctccctgcccctccccaccttcctgtGTAACGAGGAAGCTCGGGGGGCGTCGGGGCCAGACCCCCTGGAAGTCAGCCTGGCGGACCCTCGGGCCGGCCGGGCCCTCGGCGCACCTCTCAGAGACAGCCTGAAGCACCTCGGCCTGCCCCCGCTGCTGGCTCTGCCCACGCGCTGGCCCCCGGTCCTGGGCGCAGATGGGGCCCAGGCTCCGGGCCACCTGCCGGGGGCCGAGCGGGCCCCCTGCACCCCAGTGGGTTTCCGCACGCCGGCCGCACTGGCCAGGCACCAGCAGCTGCAGTGCCACCTGCAGGCTCAACGCTGCTTCACCTGCAAGTTCTGCGACAAGGAGTACAGCAGCCTGGGCGCCCTCAAGATGCATATCCGCACACACACGCTGCCCTGCCTCTGCACCGTGTGCGGCAAGGCCTTCTCCAGGCCCTGGCTGCTGCAGGGCCACATCCGGACCCACACAG gtgagAAGCCCTACACCTGCCCTCACTGCAGCAGGGCCTTCGCTGACCGCTCCAACCTGCGGGCCCACCTGCAGACGCACTCGGACACCAAGAAATACCAGTGCAAGCGCTGCGCCAAGACCTTCTCCCGCGTGGCGCTCCTGGCGCGGCACGAGGAGTCCGGCTGCTGCGCCCCCTGA
- the SNAI3 gene encoding zinc finger protein SNAI3 isoform X1 produces the protein MDGLVVGFGQERGLANSQRWDSGFTVHCLPFPLLETNGACSACGGLVVPLVLPDKAAPSTPGDPPRPWDFTSVVAHASLPLPTFLCNEEARGASGPDPLEVSLADPRAGRALGAPLRDSLKHLGLPPLLALPTRWPPVLGADGAQAPGHLPGAERAPCTPVGFRTPAALARHQQLQCHLQAQRCFTCKFCDKEYSSLGALKMHIRTHTLPCLCTVCGKAFSRPWLLQGHIRTHTGEKPYTCPHCSRAFADRSNLRAHLQTHSDTKKYQCKRCAKTFSRVALLARHEESGCCAP, from the exons ATGGATGGCCTAGTGGTGGGATTCGGCCAGGAACGCGGGTTGGCGAACTCGCAGCGCTGGGACTCAGGCTTCACCGTGCATTGTCTCCCCTTCCCGCTTCTAGAAACCAATGGCGCCTGTTCTGCCTGCGGGGGGCTGGTGGTACCCCTCGTCCTCCCAGACAAGGCGGCCCCGTCCACGCCTGGCGACCCTCCCCGGCCCTGGGACTTCACCTCCGTCGTCGCCCacgcctccctgcccctccccaccttcctgtGTAACGAGGAAGCTCGGGGGGCGTCGGGGCCAGACCCCCTGGAAGTCAGCCTGGCGGACCCTCGGGCCGGCCGGGCCCTCGGCGCACCTCTCAGAGACAGCCTGAAGCACCTCGGCCTGCCCCCGCTGCTGGCTCTGCCCACGCGCTGGCCCCCGGTCCTGGGCGCAGATGGGGCCCAGGCTCCGGGCCACCTGCCGGGGGCCGAGCGGGCCCCCTGCACCCCAGTGGGTTTCCGCACGCCGGCCGCACTGGCCAGGCACCAGCAGCTGCAGTGCCACCTGCAGGCTCAACGCTGCTTCACCTGCAAGTTCTGCGACAAGGAGTACAGCAGCCTGGGCGCCCTCAAGATGCATATCCGCACACACACGCTGCCCTGCCTCTGCACCGTGTGCGGCAAGGCCTTCTCCAGGCCCTGGCTGCTGCAGGGCCACATCCGGACCCACACAG gtgagAAGCCCTACACCTGCCCTCACTGCAGCAGGGCCTTCGCTGACCGCTCCAACCTGCGGGCCCACCTGCAGACGCACTCGGACACCAAGAAATACCAGTGCAAGCGCTGCGCCAAGACCTTCTCCCGCGTGGCGCTCCTGGCGCGGCACGAGGAGTCCGGCTGCTGCGCCCCCTGA